Proteins found in one Rhodovulum sp. MB263 genomic segment:
- a CDS encoding uracil-DNA glycosylase, with amino-acid sequence MSADDILKALEHLDFENTFNPYFERCPDHDSKEAPEIRRFYLHAMLERAAVADLDAIWVGRDLGYRGGRRTGLALTDDVHFSSHLSRWGLEPERPTYGEPVAERTASVIWNILLQVQVPIFLWNVFPLHPFEENKPFTNRAHNAKERRAGTDILVHIVEYLRPKRIIAVGNDAYKVVSSAVSCGNVSKVRHPSYGGQSEFLATMESLYADVMEDLEPDLFSAMRRSELHLHS; translated from the coding sequence GTGAGCGCGGATGATATACTTAAGGCCTTAGAACACCTAGATTTTGAGAACACCTTCAACCCCTACTTCGAGCGATGCCCCGATCACGATTCCAAAGAAGCCCCTGAAATCAGGCGGTTTTATCTGCACGCAATGTTAGAACGCGCAGCCGTAGCCGATCTTGATGCTATCTGGGTCGGACGTGATCTCGGCTATCGTGGCGGCAGAAGAACCGGACTTGCTCTCACAGATGATGTCCATTTTTCGAGCCATTTGAGTCGCTGGGGTCTGGAGCCTGAACGGCCAACGTATGGAGAGCCAGTGGCAGAGCGGACCGCCTCGGTGATTTGGAATATCTTGCTTCAGGTTCAGGTGCCCATTTTTTTGTGGAATGTCTTCCCGCTCCACCCTTTCGAAGAAAATAAGCCATTCACTAATCGCGCCCATAACGCAAAGGAGCGAAGGGCTGGGACCGATATACTTGTTCACATCGTAGAGTATTTGAGGCCAAAACGTATAATCGCCGTTGGAAACGATGCCTATAAGGTTGTTTCCTCAGCGGTCTCGTGTGGGAATGTCTCAAAGGTTCGCCACCCCAGTTATGGCGGGCAAAGCGAGTTCTTGGCAACGATGGAGAGCCTATATGCGGATGTCATGGAAGACCTTGAGCCTGACCTGTTCTCCGCGATGCGGCGCAGTGAGTTGCATTTGCATTCCTAG
- a CDS encoding nucleoside triphosphate pyrophosphohydrolase family protein, producing the protein MPQISISDYEKSVALTDRFTDDEITPILLGLFGEVGSVMSTSKKLHREKGAFEAGYRRDVEEELGDTLWYVAALCRRLKLSLSELFVEGTSDDQFAADITANSDPSAPIARVMTAKGLGPLDDVLLKLGEESARLLGIESDEKIAKPIMIEFVRAYIQAVQASGVSFSEVLKSNIRKSTGRFLKPSPESLPDFDSGFPTEEQLPRRFEIEITQRSNGRSYLRWNGVFIGDPLTDNIADPDGYRFHDVFHFSNAAILHWSPTFRALIKHKRKSDPNVDEAQDSGRAIVVDEGVSAYIFAHAKALNFFENQTSVSFDLLKAVSNFVRGYEVERCPLNLWETAILQGYGVFRQMRENNGGIVVGDRDRRTIEYRPLKGT; encoded by the coding sequence ATGCCCCAGATTTCAATTTCTGATTACGAGAAATCCGTTGCGCTCACAGATCGTTTTACTGACGATGAGATTACGCCGATATTGCTCGGTCTTTTTGGTGAAGTCGGCAGCGTCATGAGCACTTCCAAGAAGCTTCATCGGGAGAAGGGCGCCTTTGAAGCTGGGTATCGACGCGACGTTGAAGAAGAGCTGGGCGACACGCTTTGGTATGTTGCTGCGCTTTGCAGGAGGCTCAAACTCAGCTTGTCCGAGCTTTTCGTTGAGGGGACTTCAGACGATCAGTTTGCCGCAGATATCACCGCAAATTCGGATCCAAGCGCCCCCATAGCACGTGTGATGACAGCAAAAGGCCTTGGACCACTCGACGACGTCTTATTAAAACTAGGAGAAGAATCCGCCCGACTTCTTGGCATCGAGTCTGATGAGAAGATTGCCAAGCCCATAATGATTGAATTTGTACGCGCCTACATTCAGGCCGTGCAGGCGTCAGGAGTGTCCTTCTCTGAAGTCTTGAAATCAAACATTCGAAAGTCTACTGGACGCTTCCTGAAACCGTCTCCAGAGTCTCTTCCTGACTTCGATTCCGGCTTTCCAACAGAGGAGCAACTTCCGCGTCGATTTGAGATAGAGATCACGCAAAGGTCGAATGGAAGAAGCTACCTTAGATGGAATGGAGTTTTTATCGGGGACCCGCTCACGGACAATATCGCGGACCCAGACGGTTATCGCTTTCATGACGTTTTCCATTTTTCGAACGCAGCCATTCTGCACTGGTCCCCGACCTTCAGAGCATTGATCAAACATAAGCGCAAGAGTGATCCCAATGTTGATGAGGCGCAGGACAGTGGCCGAGCAATTGTTGTCGATGAGGGCGTATCCGCCTACATCTTCGCGCATGCTAAAGCATTGAACTTCTTTGAAAATCAGACCTCCGTCTCCTTCGATTTACTGAAGGCTGTGAGCAACTTCGTTCGCGGTTACGAGGTTGAGAGATGCCCGCTTAATCTTTGGGAGACTGCCATCCTACAGGGGTATGGGGTCTTTCGTCAGATGCGTGAGAATAATGGTGGTATCGTGGTCGGAGATCGAGATAGGAGGACCATTGAGTACAGGCCGCTGAAAGGAACGTAG
- a CDS encoding TIR domain-containing protein, with translation MSKGSKNVFISHIHEDDAGLADLKNLLKSKGMEVRDGSINSDKPNNAKSPDYIKSQILAPRIDWASTLIVYITPETKNSEWVTWEIERAREKGKTIVGVWEQGSNGCEVPEALDEYGDAIVGWNADRIIDAINGEYERFEDPKGQPLPPRAIRRHPCA, from the coding sequence ATGAGCAAGGGCAGCAAAAATGTTTTTATTAGCCACATCCACGAAGACGATGCAGGATTAGCCGATCTGAAGAATCTTCTGAAAAGTAAGGGGATGGAGGTCAGGGACGGCTCCATAAACTCAGACAAGCCCAACAACGCAAAATCTCCAGACTACATTAAATCTCAAATTCTTGCGCCCAGAATTGATTGGGCTAGCACACTTATAGTTTATATCACTCCGGAAACAAAAAACAGTGAGTGGGTGACTTGGGAGATCGAGCGGGCTCGTGAAAAAGGCAAGACCATCGTCGGTGTTTGGGAGCAGGGATCGAACGGTTGTGAAGTTCCGGAAGCGCTTGATGAGTACGGCGACGCGATCGTCGGCTGGAACGCTGATAGGATCATCGATGCGATTAATGGAGAATACGAGCGCTTTGAGGACCCAAAAGGTCAGCCTCTCCCACCCCGCGCTATTCGCCGCCATCCGTGCGCATGA
- a CDS encoding TIR domain-containing protein: MLPPIIEVFIVWHPQDTSGLQTADAIFKHFMHGPTFSGVIGGGIQVSFRSTPWEGSGTAPRPIYNSAHPAPNGIRPARFTVIVPLLGTELAASVEDETSSWCRYIAALQEDQARAPGEIGIYPFLLSGGATNGTKLGDILGGYQFVAAGRPEQLGESQLSMLCRDLTQGIAQLVSPDEMDRLTTFISHTKRHSSSEGEDVDALVDLVREVIGNTRLREYFDASDLQPGSDWDAELRGNASQSAMLAIRTDLYASRSWCQREIALAKTNGMPVIMMDAIGFGEERGSFLMDHVPRVAVRKVDGRWQKRDVYRALNLLVDECLKRALWLHQKDLSGERPELDIAWWAPHAPEPLTLLHWIGSQLASGVLREAEGALRILHPDPPLGEAEREVLQEYAKSTQLGRDIDIMTPRQLATRGG, from the coding sequence ATGCTACCGCCAATCATCGAAGTTTTCATCGTCTGGCATCCGCAGGATACGTCGGGTCTCCAGACGGCTGATGCGATATTCAAACACTTCATGCATGGCCCGACATTCTCAGGTGTCATTGGGGGAGGGATTCAGGTCTCCTTTCGCAGCACGCCTTGGGAAGGCTCCGGAACCGCACCAAGGCCGATCTACAATAGCGCTCATCCTGCTCCGAACGGTATCCGACCGGCCAGGTTCACTGTGATCGTTCCTCTACTTGGCACAGAACTCGCCGCTAGCGTCGAGGACGAAACGTCGAGTTGGTGTCGATACATCGCTGCGCTCCAAGAGGATCAGGCGCGAGCACCCGGTGAAATCGGAATCTACCCCTTTTTGCTGTCAGGCGGTGCCACGAATGGTACGAAGTTAGGCGATATTTTGGGGGGCTATCAGTTCGTCGCTGCCGGGAGGCCTGAGCAGCTTGGTGAAAGCCAACTGAGCATGCTGTGCCGCGATCTAACGCAAGGAATAGCTCAGCTGGTCTCGCCGGATGAGATGGATCGATTGACAACCTTCATTAGCCACACCAAGCGTCATAGCAGCTCTGAAGGTGAAGACGTTGACGCCTTGGTCGATTTAGTGCGTGAAGTCATTGGGAATACGCGGCTGCGCGAGTATTTCGATGCCAGTGACCTTCAGCCAGGCTCTGACTGGGATGCTGAGCTCAGAGGGAATGCTAGTCAGAGCGCGATGCTGGCCATTCGTACCGATCTCTACGCCAGCCGCTCGTGGTGTCAGCGCGAAATTGCCTTGGCGAAAACCAATGGCATGCCGGTGATAATGATGGACGCTATCGGCTTTGGTGAGGAGCGCGGCTCCTTTCTGATGGATCATGTCCCACGAGTGGCGGTTCGAAAAGTCGATGGCCGCTGGCAGAAAAGGGATGTCTATCGTGCCCTCAATCTGCTCGTAGACGAGTGCCTTAAGAGGGCGCTCTGGCTACACCAAAAAGATCTATCCGGCGAGCGCCCGGAGCTGGATATAGCCTGGTGGGCACCCCATGCGCCCGAGCCGCTAACCCTACTCCATTGGATCGGCTCTCAGCTCGCGTCCGGAGTTCTGAGGGAGGCAGAGGGTGCCTTGCGCATACTGCATCCTGATCCGCCTCTCGGAGAGGCCGAGCGGGAGGTACTACAAGAATATGCAAAGAGCACACAGCTGGGCCGTGATATCGACATAATGACACCACGCCAGCTTGCGACCAGAGGAGGTTAA
- a CDS encoding metallophosphoesterase, with product MQHASTSEMNAALIANFQACVRHDDDLWILGDFAFGRAEDTAQFESWFHSLPGRKHLIIGNHDDEAVISLPWASTEYMAEIKDGDQSLVLCHYPMITWNGARRGALQLFGHVHDQWPGSRNSVNVGVDQWDFRPVRVSDIVSRAAKLPVNKHWHDVEHGNELS from the coding sequence ATGCAGCATGCCTCGACATCCGAGATGAACGCCGCGTTGATCGCAAACTTCCAGGCCTGCGTCCGTCATGACGATGACCTGTGGATTCTGGGGGATTTCGCGTTCGGACGCGCCGAGGATACAGCACAGTTCGAAAGCTGGTTTCACAGCCTCCCTGGGCGCAAGCACCTGATCATCGGCAACCACGATGATGAAGCGGTGATCTCGCTACCCTGGGCAAGCACCGAGTACATGGCAGAGATCAAGGACGGCGATCAAAGCCTCGTCCTGTGCCATTACCCGATGATCACATGGAACGGCGCTCGGCGGGGTGCTTTGCAGCTCTTCGGCCATGTTCACGACCAATGGCCCGGCTCCCGCAACAGCGTGAACGTAGGCGTCGACCAGTGGGACTTTCGCCCCGTGCGGGTTTCCGACATCGTCAGTCGGGCTGCGAAACTGCCCGTAAACAAGCACTGGCATGATGTGGAGCACGGGAACGAGCTCAGTTGA
- a CDS encoding IS110 family transposase produces MAGPHVLDGSEPDIPEIGQDVIRVLCRQLLSTDYLVRWHDLRLQAVARADRRMKLLQTIPGVGPVTASAIVATIGSGRQFRNGREFAAWPGLTPRNNSSGGKERLGRITKMGDQYLRKLLVVGMTSRAMQVKVRPDKGDPWLRKLLERKPFRLATIAMANKTARIIWAVLTREEAWSPRPACACACA; encoded by the coding sequence GTGGCTGGTCCGCATGTCCTGGACGGATCTGAGCCGGACATTCCCGAGATCGGGCAGGACGTCATTCGCGTCCTTTGCCGGCAGCTTCTGTCGACCGATTACCTCGTGCGCTGGCATGACCTGCGGCTGCAGGCCGTGGCGCGGGCGGACCGCCGGATGAAACTGCTGCAGACCATTCCGGGCGTCGGACCGGTTACGGCCTCGGCAATCGTCGCCACCATCGGCAGCGGCCGTCAGTTCCGCAACGGACGTGAGTTTGCTGCATGGCCAGGGCTGACACCAAGGAACAATTCCAGCGGGGGCAAGGAAAGGCTGGGCAGGATCACGAAGATGGGGGATCAGTACCTGCGCAAACTTCTCGTGGTCGGCATGACCTCGCGCGCCATGCAGGTGAAGGTCCGGCCGGACAAGGGAGACCCGTGGCTGAGAAAGCTGCTGGAGAGAAAGCCGTTCCGGCTGGCAACCATCGCCATGGCCAACAAGACGGCCAGGATCATCTGGGCCGTCTTGACACGGGAGGAAGCCTGGTCGCCGCGACCTGCATGTGCATGTGCATGTGCATGA
- a CDS encoding cold-shock protein produces MANGTVKWFNSTKGFGFIQPEHGSKDIFLHISAVERAGISHIEDGQKVTFDIETGRDGRESASNLALA; encoded by the coding sequence ATGGCCAATGGCACCGTGAAATGGTTCAACAGCACCAAAGGTTTCGGCTTCATTCAACCGGAACACGGCAGTAAGGATATCTTCCTTCATATTTCGGCCGTCGAGCGTGCAGGCATCAGCCACATCGAAGACGGTCAGAAGGTTACCTTCGACATCGAAACCGGCCGTGACGGCCGCGAGTCCGCCAGCAACCTGGCGCTCGCGTAA
- a CDS encoding DUF982 domain-containing protein, translating into MTSHDGDTERFATIEKARYWLRRRWPVSDGARHTALAKVESAMECMSSVEDARQAFLVAALSAGFAPACAG; encoded by the coding sequence ATGACCTCGCATGATGGCGACACCGAACGCTTTGCAACGATCGAGAAAGCCCGCTACTGGCTGCGTCGCAGATGGCCGGTCTCGGACGGGGCCCGACACACGGCACTTGCCAAGGTTGAATCCGCTATGGAATGCATGAGTTCCGTTGAGGATGCGCGCCAGGCCTTCCTCGTCGCGGCCCTGTCCGCCGGGTTCGCACCGGCCTGCGCAGGATAG
- a CDS encoding IS3 family transposase: MEGEVWRHGAVRSKASEGPGRRERQAEAAACRNDARQHRAEGSAVKKMVTPAARREAVAHLKQSYEMSERRACSVIGADRSSVRYQHRRPDDAALRDVLRAAAETHRRFGYRRLHVILRRDGHVLNRKRTQRLYREEGLAVRRRRSRKRAIGTRAPLVTEAVANARWSVDFVQDQFADGRRFRILNVIDDVTKESLAAVVDTSISGRRVARELTTLIARRGKPGVIVSDNGTEFTSNAILEWAEKMQVKWHYIAPGKPMQNGNCEAFNGRMRDELLNETLFFGIDHARAAVARWTHIYNTERPHSALGYQAPAAFAAQLNAMGDQLRATELLRRSPIAPSAQPRQIQQKTLVSAG, translated from the coding sequence CTGGAAGGCGAAGTTTGGCGGCATGGAGCCGTCAGAAGCAAAGCGTCTGAAGGCCCTGGAAGACGAGAACGCCAAGCTGAAGCGGCTGCTTGCCGAAACGATGCTCGACAACACCGCGCTGAAGGATCTGCTGTCAAAAAAATGGTGACGCCCGCCGCCAGGCGCGAGGCCGTCGCCCATCTCAAACAGAGCTATGAGATGAGCGAGCGGCGGGCGTGTTCCGTGATCGGGGCAGATCGGTCCTCGGTGCGGTATCAGCATCGGCGACCAGATGATGCTGCCTTGCGCGATGTGCTGCGTGCCGCCGCAGAGACGCACCGAAGGTTCGGGTATCGACGCCTGCATGTCATCCTGCGCCGCGATGGCCATGTGCTGAACCGCAAGCGCACGCAGCGGCTCTACAGAGAAGAGGGCCTGGCCGTGCGGCGGCGTCGCAGCCGCAAACGCGCCATCGGCACACGGGCACCGCTGGTGACCGAGGCTGTGGCGAATGCTCGCTGGTCGGTCGATTTTGTCCAAGACCAGTTCGCCGACGGACGGCGTTTCCGCATTCTGAACGTGATCGACGATGTCACCAAGGAGAGCCTGGCTGCGGTCGTCGACACCTCGATTTCCGGCCGCCGCGTTGCCCGGGAACTGACAACGCTGATCGCGCGGCGCGGAAAGCCAGGTGTGATCGTCTCGGACAATGGCACCGAGTTCACCTCGAACGCGATCCTCGAATGGGCCGAGAAGATGCAGGTGAAGTGGCACTATATCGCGCCTGGCAAGCCCATGCAAAACGGCAACTGCGAGGCGTTCAACGGCCGGATGCGCGACGAGCTGCTGAACGAGACCCTGTTCTTCGGCATCGACCATGCGCGCGCGGCTGTCGCCCGCTGGACCCACATCTACAACACCGAGCGACCGCATTCGGCCCTCGGTTATCAGGCCCCGGCGGCCTTCGCCGCCCAACTCAACGCAATGGGCGATCAGCTTCGCGCAACTGAACTGCTGCGCAGATCGCCCATTGCTCCGTCGGCGCAACCGCGCCAAATTCAGCAAAAGACTCTGGTTTCAGCTGGATGA
- the recJ gene encoding single-stranded-DNA-specific exonuclease RecJ, with protein MTRAYLGVEASATGRRWVGPSEEEMRQAEALAQSTLLPPAVAAVLARREVTADTAAAFLDPTLKELLPDPRALRDMGRAAERVIAALTGRQRIAVFADYDVDGGASAALLLDWLQAMGHRATLYIPDRIDEGYGPNVPAMQALARDHDLIVCVDCGTLSHDAIAAAAGADVVVLDHHLGAETLPPALAVVNPNRQDEDGSLGHLCAAGVVFLLLVELNRQMRDAGMRGPDLLQSLDLVALATVADVAPLVGVNRALVRQGLKIMARRQRPGLVALSDVARMDSAPKPYHLGFLLGPRVNAGGRIGQADLGARLLATADPDEAAALAERLDQLNTERREIEAGVRAAALAQAEERGTDGPLVWAAGEGWHPGVVGIVASRLKEATNRPALVIGFDGDEGKGSGRSVSGVDLGAAIQRLASEGLLVKGGGHRMAAGLTVARDRLEPAMARLGELLARQGAGRMGPADLRLDALLMPGAATVELIDEIERAGPFGAGAPAPRFAFPDCAILHVRRVGDAHLKLSFGDGLGARLDAIAFGAFDGPLGPLIEAHGGARFHLAGRLEINSWNGRQSVQLRLEDAAPAA; from the coding sequence ATGACACGCGCATATCTCGGGGTCGAGGCTTCGGCCACCGGGCGGCGCTGGGTCGGCCCCTCGGAGGAAGAGATGCGCCAGGCCGAGGCTCTGGCGCAATCCACCCTGTTGCCCCCCGCCGTCGCCGCCGTGCTGGCCCGCCGGGAGGTGACGGCAGACACAGCCGCCGCTTTCCTCGACCCCACCCTCAAGGAGTTGCTGCCCGACCCGCGCGCGCTGCGCGACATGGGGCGGGCGGCCGAACGCGTCATCGCGGCGCTGACCGGGCGCCAGCGGATCGCGGTCTTTGCCGATTACGATGTCGATGGCGGCGCCTCGGCGGCGCTGCTGCTGGACTGGCTGCAGGCCATGGGGCACCGCGCCACGCTTTATATCCCCGACCGTATCGACGAGGGCTACGGCCCCAACGTGCCCGCGATGCAGGCCCTGGCCCGCGACCATGACCTGATCGTCTGCGTCGATTGCGGCACCCTCAGCCATGACGCCATCGCCGCGGCGGCTGGCGCCGATGTGGTCGTGCTGGACCACCACCTGGGCGCCGAGACCCTGCCGCCCGCGCTGGCCGTGGTGAACCCCAACCGGCAGGACGAGGATGGCAGCCTCGGCCATCTCTGCGCGGCGGGCGTCGTGTTCCTGCTGCTGGTAGAGCTGAACCGGCAGATGCGCGACGCCGGGATGCGCGGCCCCGACCTGCTGCAATCGCTCGATCTGGTGGCGCTGGCGACCGTGGCCGATGTGGCGCCGCTGGTCGGGGTCAATCGCGCGCTGGTGCGCCAGGGGCTGAAGATCATGGCCCGGCGCCAGCGCCCCGGGCTGGTGGCGCTGTCCGACGTGGCGCGGATGGACAGCGCGCCCAAGCCCTACCATCTGGGCTTCCTGCTCGGACCCCGTGTCAATGCCGGCGGTCGGATCGGACAGGCCGATCTGGGCGCGCGGCTGCTGGCCACCGCCGATCCGGACGAGGCCGCCGCGCTGGCCGAACGGCTCGACCAGCTCAACACCGAGCGCCGCGAGATCGAGGCCGGCGTGCGTGCCGCAGCCCTTGCGCAGGCCGAGGAGAGAGGCACCGACGGTCCGCTGGTCTGGGCCGCGGGCGAGGGCTGGCACCCGGGCGTCGTCGGCATCGTCGCGAGCCGCCTGAAGGAGGCCACCAACCGCCCCGCCCTGGTGATCGGCTTCGATGGCGACGAGGGCAAGGGCTCCGGCCGCTCGGTCTCGGGCGTCGATCTGGGCGCGGCGATCCAGCGGCTGGCCTCCGAGGGGCTTCTGGTGAAGGGCGGCGGCCACCGCATGGCTGCTGGGCTGACCGTCGCGCGCGACCGGCTCGAGCCCGCCATGGCGCGGCTTGGCGAGCTTTTGGCCCGGCAGGGCGCGGGCAGGATGGGGCCGGCCGATCTGCGGCTCGACGCGCTGTTGATGCCGGGCGCGGCCACGGTCGAGTTGATCGACGAGATCGAGCGCGCGGGCCCCTTCGGCGCGGGCGCCCCCGCCCCCCGCTTCGCCTTTCCCGACTGCGCCATCCTGCATGTCCGCCGGGTCGGCGACGCCCATCTCAAGCTGAGCTTCGGCGACGGTCTCGGCGCGCGTCTCGATGCCATCGCCTTCGGTGCCTTCGACGGCCCGCTCGGCCCGCTGATCGAGGCCCATGGCGGCGCCCGCTTCCACCTTGCCGGCCGTCTGGAGATCAATTCCTGGAACGGACGGCAGTCGGTCCAGCTGCGTCTGGAGGATGCGGCCCCGGCCGCCTGA
- the glpX gene encoding class II fructose-bisphosphatase, with amino-acid sequence MNKTPPVDFNDRMLSLGLARVSEAAAMASAKLIGHGDEKAADQAAVDAMRRRLNQLDIKGVVVIGEGERDEAPMLFIGEEVGTGEGPAVDIALDPLEGTTLTAKDMPNALAVVAMGPRGTMLHAPDVYMEKLAIGPGYPENLVTLDMSPSERVRVLAEAKGGSADDITVCILERPRHEDLIAEVRATGAAIRLITDGDVAGIMHCADRGRTGIDMYMGSGGAPEGVLAAAALKCMGGQMWGRLLFRNDDERSRAAKAGITDLNRVYARDDLVQADVIFAATGVTDGSLLPGIKREVGYLTSETLLMRSKTGSVRRMFYRNPTK; translated from the coding sequence ATGAACAAGACCCCCCCTGTCGATTTCAACGACCGGATGCTCTCTCTCGGACTTGCCCGGGTGTCGGAAGCTGCCGCAATGGCCTCGGCCAAACTGATCGGCCATGGCGACGAGAAGGCCGCCGACCAGGCGGCGGTGGACGCGATGCGGCGACGGCTGAACCAGCTGGACATCAAGGGCGTCGTTGTGATCGGCGAGGGCGAGCGCGACGAGGCGCCGATGCTGTTCATCGGCGAGGAAGTGGGCACCGGCGAGGGTCCGGCGGTCGACATCGCGCTCGATCCGCTGGAAGGCACCACGCTGACCGCCAAGGACATGCCGAACGCGCTGGCCGTGGTCGCGATGGGCCCGCGCGGCACCATGCTGCATGCCCCCGACGTCTACATGGAAAAGCTGGCCATCGGGCCGGGCTATCCCGAGAACCTGGTCACGCTCGACATGTCGCCCTCGGAACGGGTCAGGGTTCTGGCCGAGGCCAAGGGCGGCAGCGCCGATGACATCACCGTCTGTATCCTCGAACGGCCGCGCCATGAGGACCTGATCGCCGAGGTCCGCGCCACCGGCGCCGCGATCCGGCTGATCACCGATGGCGACGTTGCGGGCATCATGCATTGCGCCGACCGCGGCCGCACCGGCATCGACATGTACATGGGCTCGGGCGGCGCCCCCGAGGGCGTCCTGGCCGCCGCCGCGCTGAAATGCATGGGCGGGCAGATGTGGGGCAGGCTTCTGTTCCGCAACGATGACGAACGCAGCCGCGCGGCCAAGGCCGGGATCACCGATCTGAACCGGGTCTATGCCCGCGACGACCTGGTGCAGGCCGATGTGATCTTCGCCGCGACCGGCGTGACCGACGGCTCGCTCCTGCCGGGGATCAAGCGCGAGGTGGGCTATCTGACCTCGGAGACGCTGCTGATGCGCTCGAAGACCGGGTCGGTGCGGCGGATGTTCTACCGCAACCCCACCAAGTAA
- a CDS encoding SOS response-associated peptidase, translating into MCGRFAITMPAEAMAAPFGAVPGNDLPAGPDFNICPTDTVGAVTSAEGLRRLRPMRWGFLPGWYKSPGDGPLLINARADTLARKPAFAAAARQRRCLIPASGFYEWQKGPQGSRLPWYASRRDGAPLAFAAIWQDWAREGRSLTSCAIVTIAANARMAEIHDRMPVILEPADWPLWLGEAGHGAAALMRPAGDGVLQLHRVGPAVNATRAEGPELIEPI; encoded by the coding sequence ATGTGCGGACGGTTCGCGATCACGATGCCGGCAGAGGCGATGGCGGCGCCTTTCGGGGCGGTGCCCGGCAATGACCTGCCCGCCGGTCCCGACTTCAATATCTGCCCGACCGACACGGTCGGGGCGGTCACGTCGGCCGAGGGGCTCAGGCGGCTCCGACCGATGCGCTGGGGCTTCCTGCCGGGCTGGTACAAGAGCCCGGGCGACGGGCCGCTCCTGATCAATGCCCGGGCCGACACGCTGGCGCGGAAGCCCGCCTTCGCCGCCGCCGCGCGCCAGCGGCGCTGTCTGATCCCGGCCTCGGGTTTTTATGAATGGCAGAAAGGGCCGCAAGGGTCACGGCTGCCCTGGTATGCCAGCCGCAGAGATGGTGCGCCGCTGGCCTTCGCCGCGATCTGGCAGGACTGGGCGCGCGAGGGCCGCAGCCTGACGAGCTGCGCCATCGTCACCATCGCGGCCAATGCGCGGATGGCCGAGATCCATGACCGGATGCCGGTGATCCTGGAGCCGGCCGACTGGCCGCTCTGGCTGGGCGAGGCGGGGCATGGCGCGGCGGCGCTGATGCGCCCGGCCGGTGACGGGGTGCTGCAGCTCCATCGGGTCGGGCCGGCGGTCAACGCGACCCGGGCCGAGGGGCCGGAACTGATCGAGCCGATCTAG